One Microlunatus soli genomic window carries:
- a CDS encoding FAD-binding oxidoreductase produces the protein MTATNPQNSVKHMKWWGWGVEGVAFHFDDKPKFAPFVKKAVGLDLTKNNPPKVQDFSQLTIPAAKVSDDLLTQLKGAVGSEYVTSDDEERVVHTYGKSLRDLLRVRASDLPRVPDVVVYPGEEDEVQAIVDLAVAADAVLIPFGGGSNISGSLEPPAAETRTVISLDMGRLSKLIDIDEEAGLARIQAGAQGPDLEEQLNARGWTVGHFPDSFNHSTIGGWVATRSSGMQSDKYGDIADITRGVRVATPGGPLVLRPLPSTSTGPSVREMILGSEGRLGVITEVTAHVHRLPDERVILAYFFPTFDAGLEAMHDISLLDFRPSITRVSDAGETGFTMATAKKSSAGQAILFKVLQRRGWDLDKMCLSFIGYEGTKSHVSRQQAEVKEIVKKHGGIGVGKGPGVLYDQKKFDTPYIRDFLLDWGGAADVSETAGPWSNLKDLYYNTIEAANDAYAELGVDPGWIMCHLSHSYHSGACLYFTFAFAYGDQDPIPMYDKVKGAIQQSFIDNGGTLSHHHAVGTEHSPWLAQDISPAGTKIMKGLFAAVDPGRNFNPGKITG, from the coding sequence ATGACCGCCACCAACCCACAGAACTCGGTCAAGCACATGAAGTGGTGGGGGTGGGGCGTCGAGGGCGTCGCGTTCCACTTCGACGACAAGCCGAAGTTCGCGCCGTTCGTGAAGAAGGCGGTCGGGCTCGATCTGACCAAGAACAATCCGCCCAAGGTCCAGGACTTCAGCCAGCTGACCATTCCGGCGGCCAAGGTCTCCGATGATCTGCTCACCCAGCTCAAGGGCGCGGTCGGTTCGGAGTACGTGACCAGCGACGACGAGGAACGGGTCGTCCACACCTACGGCAAGTCGCTGCGGGACCTGCTCCGGGTCCGGGCCAGTGATCTGCCGCGGGTCCCCGACGTGGTCGTCTATCCCGGTGAGGAGGACGAGGTCCAGGCGATCGTCGATCTGGCGGTGGCCGCCGATGCGGTGCTGATCCCGTTCGGTGGTGGCAGCAACATCTCCGGCAGCCTGGAGCCGCCGGCGGCCGAGACCCGGACCGTGATCTCGTTGGACATGGGTCGGTTGAGCAAGTTGATCGACATCGACGAGGAGGCCGGGCTGGCCCGGATCCAGGCCGGCGCCCAGGGACCCGACCTGGAGGAGCAACTGAACGCCCGCGGCTGGACCGTCGGACACTTCCCGGACAGCTTCAACCACTCCACCATCGGCGGCTGGGTCGCGACCCGGTCCTCGGGCATGCAGTCCGACAAGTACGGCGACATCGCCGACATCACCCGTGGCGTCCGGGTCGCCACACCGGGCGGTCCGCTGGTGTTGCGCCCGCTGCCGAGCACCTCGACCGGGCCGAGCGTCCGGGAGATGATCTTGGGCAGCGAGGGCCGGCTCGGCGTGATCACCGAGGTCACCGCGCACGTCCACCGGCTGCCCGACGAGCGGGTCATCCTGGCCTACTTCTTCCCGACCTTCGACGCCGGCCTGGAAGCCATGCACGACATCTCGCTGTTGGACTTCCGGCCCTCCATCACTCGGGTCTCCGATGCCGGTGAGACCGGCTTCACGATGGCCACGGCCAAGAAGTCCTCGGCCGGCCAGGCGATCCTGTTCAAGGTGCTGCAGCGCCGGGGTTGGGATCTGGACAAGATGTGCCTGTCGTTCATCGGCTACGAGGGCACCAAGTCCCACGTCTCCCGACAGCAGGCCGAGGTCAAGGAGATCGTCAAGAAGCACGGCGGCATCGGTGTCGGCAAGGGCCCCGGCGTGCTGTACGACCAGAAGAAGTTCGACACACCGTACATTCGGGACTTCCTGCTGGACTGGGGCGGCGCCGCCGACGTGTCCGAGACCGCCGGCCCGTGGAGCAATCTGAAGGACCTGTACTACAACACCATCGAGGCGGCGAACGACGCCTACGCCGAGCTCGGCGTCGACCCCGGCTGGATCATGTGCCACCTGTCGCACTCCTACCACTCCGGGGCCTGCCTCTACTTCACCTTCGCCTTCGCCTACGGCGATCAGGACCCGATCCCGATGTACGACAAGGTGAAGGGCGCGATCCAGCAGTCCTTCATCGACAACGGCGGCACCCTGTCCCACCACCACGCCGTCGGTACCGAGCACTCCCCCTGGCTGGCCCAGGACATCTCCCCCGCCGGCACCAAGATCATGAAGGGCCTGTTCGCCGCCGTCGACCCCGGCCGCAACTTCAATCCGGGCAAGATCACCGGCTGA
- a CDS encoding extracellular solute-binding protein, producing the protein MEHTIATHPFSRRLMLGLSATAVGGALVGCSSQSTGSDFGKNTALKVPTHVDPPDVPGQIVSAVDGVPPGYTQLPKKLPTTTKSVPGKGGSFTTFQVNWGAPPRPKAKNKYWQELEKRLGVTYEPTLVPADAYEDKLATMISGGKIADMVFLHTDSANAQRAVQDGAFAELSAVLGGDKIKKYPNLANVPQYQWEASAINNGIYGIPVDLAYVNSLHVYRRDWAEKLGFDAAPKNADEFYQLMTGMSGSKVGSGKTYGFGGYSGGVTQFINAMFKVPNNWSESDGRLTHMIETDEYEQALTYTNKLWRGGAFHPDALSLAEQGAKDRSLFESGTIGCQVASADTWFRSGGLDAVRSKGGEGSDPQLLLPFGHDGGDYAFPSSPGFYAVVAVSAEAASDEKRLAEILSIMNYLRAPFASAEGFFLRFGLEGVNFRYDKDGAPTPITENAANGDVDGLSYTGLVPVAFFYPDDSQHVTDTVHYTEAVTKSSIKDPTVGLFADSSAKVAPKLAELTTDYVNGMVTGRKPLSALKQFRQDWRKQGGDQLRTELQKGIQAG; encoded by the coding sequence ATGGAACACACGATCGCCACCCACCCGTTCAGCCGACGGCTGATGCTCGGACTGTCGGCCACCGCCGTCGGCGGTGCCCTGGTCGGCTGCTCGTCGCAGAGCACCGGCTCCGACTTCGGCAAGAACACGGCGTTGAAGGTCCCGACCCACGTCGATCCGCCCGATGTCCCGGGTCAGATCGTCAGCGCGGTCGACGGCGTGCCGCCGGGCTACACCCAACTGCCCAAGAAACTGCCGACCACCACCAAGTCAGTGCCGGGCAAGGGCGGCTCCTTCACCACCTTCCAGGTGAACTGGGGAGCACCGCCGCGACCGAAGGCGAAGAACAAGTACTGGCAGGAGCTGGAGAAGCGGCTCGGCGTGACCTACGAGCCGACCCTCGTCCCGGCCGACGCCTACGAGGACAAGCTGGCCACCATGATCTCCGGCGGCAAGATCGCCGACATGGTCTTCCTGCACACCGATTCGGCCAACGCCCAGCGTGCGGTCCAGGACGGCGCCTTCGCCGAGCTGTCCGCGGTGCTCGGTGGCGACAAGATCAAGAAGTATCCCAACCTTGCCAACGTCCCGCAGTATCAGTGGGAGGCGTCGGCGATCAACAACGGGATCTACGGCATCCCGGTCGACCTGGCGTATGTGAACTCGCTGCACGTGTACCGCCGGGACTGGGCCGAGAAGCTCGGGTTCGACGCGGCACCGAAGAACGCCGACGAGTTCTACCAACTGATGACCGGGATGTCGGGCAGCAAGGTCGGTAGCGGCAAGACCTACGGCTTCGGCGGCTACTCCGGCGGTGTCACGCAGTTCATCAACGCCATGTTCAAGGTGCCGAACAACTGGTCCGAGTCCGACGGTCGACTGACGCACATGATCGAGACCGACGAGTACGAGCAGGCACTCACCTACACCAACAAGTTGTGGCGCGGCGGAGCGTTCCATCCCGACGCCCTCAGCCTGGCCGAGCAGGGTGCCAAGGACCGTTCCCTGTTCGAGTCCGGAACGATCGGGTGCCAGGTGGCGTCGGCCGACACCTGGTTCCGCAGTGGTGGGCTCGATGCCGTCCGCAGCAAGGGAGGCGAGGGCTCGGATCCGCAACTGCTGTTGCCGTTCGGCCACGACGGCGGTGACTACGCCTTCCCCAGCAGTCCCGGGTTCTACGCCGTCGTCGCCGTCTCGGCCGAGGCGGCGTCGGACGAGAAACGATTGGCCGAGATCCTGTCGATCATGAACTACCTGAGGGCGCCGTTCGCCAGCGCCGAGGGCTTCTTCCTGCGGTTCGGTCTGGAAGGCGTCAACTTCCGCTACGACAAGGACGGCGCACCGACGCCCATCACTGAGAACGCCGCGAACGGAGACGTCGACGGTCTGAGCTACACGGGCCTGGTTCCGGTGGCCTTCTTCTACCCCGACGACAGCCAGCACGTCACCGACACCGTGCATTACACCGAGGCGGTGACCAAGAGCTCGATCAAGGACCCGACCGTCGGGCTGTTCGCCGACTCATCTGCCAAGGTCGCACCGAAGCTGGCCGAGCTGACCACCGACTACGTCAACGGTATGGTCACCGGACGCAAGCCGTTGTCCGCACTGAAACAGTTCCGCCAGGATTGGCGCAAGCAGGGTGGCGACCAACTCCGGACCGAGCTGCAGAAGGGCATCCAGGCCGGTTGA
- a CDS encoding lysophospholipid acyltransferase family protein: protein MTSPNRYTSRGHAGLRFLAQRGLMKPFIWSLTSVQVYGRENMDDLQPPYIVVANHASHLDAPLVMGSLPTKQARYLATNAAADYFSGIRWQLTRLFFNAFPVDRTGVRGRNRITKDLLDAGIPLLLFPEGTRSMSGEMGAFKPGAAALSIGQGVPCLPVAIAGAYDAMPKGANWVKKGRPPVTINIGRPMSAEPDEDAVAFSERLAKEVRALTDEAMERRERADRARGKID, encoded by the coding sequence ATGACCAGCCCGAATCGGTACACCTCGCGCGGGCACGCGGGACTGCGCTTCCTCGCCCAGCGCGGGCTGATGAAACCGTTCATCTGGTCGCTCACCTCGGTGCAGGTCTACGGCCGGGAGAACATGGACGACCTGCAGCCGCCGTACATCGTGGTCGCCAACCACGCCAGCCACCTGGACGCGCCGTTGGTGATGGGTTCACTGCCCACCAAGCAGGCCCGCTACCTGGCGACCAACGCGGCGGCGGACTACTTCTCCGGGATCCGCTGGCAGCTCACCCGGCTCTTCTTCAACGCCTTCCCGGTGGATCGCACCGGGGTCCGTGGCCGCAACCGGATCACCAAGGATCTGCTGGACGCCGGCATCCCGTTGCTGCTCTTCCCGGAGGGCACCCGCTCGATGAGCGGCGAGATGGGCGCGTTCAAGCCCGGTGCGGCTGCGTTGTCGATCGGTCAGGGCGTGCCCTGTCTGCCGGTGGCGATCGCCGGCGCGTACGACGCGATGCCGAAGGGCGCCAACTGGGTCAAGAAGGGCCGCCCGCCGGTCACGATCAACATCGGCCGGCCGATGTCGGCCGAGCCGGACGAGGATGCGGTGGCGTTCTCCGAGCGGTTGGCCAAGGAGGTTCGCGCGCTCACCGACGAGGCGATGGAGCGTCGTGAGCGGGCCGACCGGGCGCGTGGCAAGATCGACTGA
- a CDS encoding FAD-dependent oxidoreductase, with product MHTTDVLISGAGIAGSAAAFWLARAGFSVTVVERAPAPRPGGQAVDLRGAGRTVVERMGLLDRAREIATDQHGLELVGDDGRSLFRLPVDSFGGEGIISEIEILRGDLATMLHDAVPAGTDYIFDDTITALDADDDGVTVRLEKSAAIRCRLVIGADGSHSVVRNLILGGDAGVRPMNCYTSWFSSDAAIDGHGWVQMHNAPGGRVAMVRPGTSPGDLKVGLSFRSTPFDYDRRDLHAQQDILSRRFAGVGWEVPRLLDAMRSADDFFFDSMDQIHLDHWHQGRVVLLGDAGYCASPLTGLGTSLALVGSYVLAGELSAAGADHATAFARYEQIMRPYVSQAQTLPPGGAGGFAPSSRFMIKLRTASMRASLRWPLNRMMARQFAKADAIELPDYTLHADPVGRR from the coding sequence ATGCACACCACCGACGTACTGATCAGCGGAGCCGGCATCGCCGGCAGCGCTGCTGCCTTCTGGCTGGCCCGGGCCGGCTTCTCCGTGACCGTGGTCGAACGAGCACCGGCACCTCGCCCCGGCGGACAGGCGGTCGACCTGCGCGGCGCCGGCCGGACCGTGGTCGAACGGATGGGCCTGCTCGACCGGGCACGGGAGATCGCCACCGATCAACACGGACTCGAGTTGGTCGGCGACGACGGACGTTCGCTGTTCCGGTTGCCGGTCGACAGCTTCGGCGGCGAGGGGATCATCTCCGAGATCGAGATCCTCCGCGGCGATCTGGCAACCATGCTGCACGATGCGGTTCCGGCCGGCACCGACTACATCTTCGATGACACGATCACCGCCCTGGACGCCGACGACGACGGCGTGACGGTGCGCCTGGAGAAGTCCGCCGCTATCCGCTGTCGGCTGGTGATCGGCGCCGACGGCTCGCACTCGGTCGTCCGGAATCTGATCCTCGGCGGCGACGCGGGAGTCCGGCCGATGAACTGCTACACGTCCTGGTTCAGCAGCGACGCCGCGATCGATGGTCACGGCTGGGTGCAGATGCACAACGCTCCCGGCGGTCGGGTCGCGATGGTGCGTCCGGGGACCTCACCGGGCGACCTCAAGGTCGGACTGAGCTTCCGTTCCACGCCGTTCGACTACGACCGCCGCGACCTGCATGCCCAGCAGGACATTCTGTCCCGGCGGTTCGCCGGGGTCGGGTGGGAGGTCCCACGACTTCTGGACGCGATGAGGTCGGCCGACGACTTCTTCTTCGACTCGATGGACCAGATCCACCTGGATCATTGGCACCAGGGTCGGGTCGTGTTGCTCGGCGACGCGGGCTACTGCGCCAGCCCGTTGACCGGGCTCGGCACCAGCCTGGCGCTGGTCGGCAGCTATGTGTTGGCCGGCGAATTGAGCGCTGCCGGCGCCGATCATGCGACCGCGTTCGCGCGGTACGAGCAGATCATGCGGCCCTACGTCAGCCAGGCCCAGACCTTGCCACCCGGCGGAGCCGGCGGGTTCGCCCCGTCCAGCCGCTTCATGATCAAACTCCGAACGGCCTCGATGCGGGCTTCACTGCGCTGGCCACTGAACCGGATGATGGCGCGCCAGTTCGCCAAGGCCGACGCCATCGAGCTCCCCGACTACACGCTCCACGCCGACCCGGTCGGCCGACGATGA
- a CDS encoding ABC transporter permease, translating into MATSQLTDRTRPLAPTAGQRRTTLWSRMRRERWSYLFILPGALFFAVFAYLPLAGNVVAFQDFSPFRGIVGSTFVGLQNFAAIFTDPEVLTALGNTVLISALQIVFAFPAPIALALLLNSLISGRIQRLVQAVVYLPHFISWVVVVAIWQDVLGGDGVVNGLLTTIGVGPQHLMTDPSTFKALITGQVIWKEVGWGTIIFFAAISTISNDLYESAAMDGAGAWRRMLHVTLPGIMPVIVLLLILRLGTVLTVGFEQLLLQQGAVGKDAAQVLDTFTYFRGVLGGDWGLAAAAGLFKGVVGTAMVIGANAVVKRLGAEGLF; encoded by the coding sequence GTGGCAACATCGCAGTTGACGGACCGTACGAGGCCCCTCGCCCCGACCGCCGGGCAGCGGCGGACGACGCTGTGGTCGCGGATGCGTCGGGAACGCTGGAGCTATCTCTTCATCCTTCCTGGCGCCCTGTTCTTCGCGGTCTTCGCCTATCTGCCACTGGCCGGCAATGTGGTCGCCTTCCAGGACTTCTCGCCGTTCCGTGGGATCGTCGGCAGCACCTTCGTCGGGTTGCAGAACTTTGCCGCGATCTTCACCGACCCGGAGGTGCTGACCGCCCTCGGCAACACGGTGCTGATCAGCGCGCTGCAGATCGTCTTCGCCTTTCCCGCACCGATCGCACTGGCGCTGCTGCTGAACAGCCTGATCTCCGGGCGGATCCAGCGCCTGGTGCAGGCCGTCGTGTATCTGCCACATTTCATCAGCTGGGTGGTCGTGGTGGCGATCTGGCAGGACGTCCTGGGTGGCGACGGCGTGGTGAACGGCCTGCTCACCACGATCGGAGTCGGACCGCAACATCTGATGACCGATCCGTCGACATTCAAGGCCTTGATCACCGGCCAGGTGATCTGGAAGGAGGTCGGCTGGGGCACGATCATCTTCTTCGCCGCGATCTCCACCATCTCCAACGACCTGTACGAGTCGGCGGCGATGGACGGCGCCGGCGCCTGGCGCCGGATGCTGCACGTCACACTGCCCGGGATCATGCCGGTGATCGTGCTGTTGTTGATCTTGCGACTGGGCACCGTGCTGACCGTGGGTTTCGAGCAACTGCTGCTCCAGCAGGGAGCCGTCGGTAAGGATGCCGCGCAGGTGCTGGACACGTTCACCTATTTCCGCGGCGTGCTCGGCGGCGACTGGGGCCTGGCGGCCGCGGCCGGACTGTTCAAGGGCGTCGTCGGCACCGCGATGGTGATCGGGGCCAACGCGGTGGTCAAGCGTCTCGGTGCCGAGGGGCTGTTCTGA
- a CDS encoding TetR/AcrR family transcriptional regulator, whose translation MTEAADEGLPRAVAIAWGMVADPQRGPKRELSHERIVEAAIEIADADGLGAVTMSKVASSLGFTTMALYRYVTAKEDLLHLMQEAVTADRLTAPETDLMPPADDDGERSGWQRELRLIADQLYAMYREHPWLTDIPVSSAQLLTPNNLLVADQAIRAMRTLPITDHEKVGVLLLISTFVRSAAELARDMADEYQQLSATAVARRVEIVKELVSPERFPYLRPLVDSGAYIVEMEDPPDDDTSDYEFGIHVIIAGVAQYADGREPVASAVADPGIRTEDQLAEAMGLDHVRKDAKVRDAVKKRREAETKLREARKRERELIKAALERGAK comes from the coding sequence ATGACCGAAGCTGCCGACGAAGGGCTGCCCCGAGCGGTCGCCATCGCCTGGGGGATGGTGGCCGACCCGCAGCGCGGCCCGAAGCGCGAATTGAGCCACGAGCGGATCGTCGAGGCCGCGATCGAGATCGCCGACGCCGACGGTCTCGGTGCGGTGACGATGAGCAAGGTGGCCAGCTCGCTCGGCTTCACCACGATGGCGCTCTATCGCTACGTGACAGCCAAGGAGGACCTGCTGCACCTGATGCAGGAGGCCGTGACGGCCGATCGGCTGACGGCGCCCGAGACCGATCTGATGCCGCCGGCCGACGACGACGGCGAGCGATCAGGGTGGCAGCGGGAGCTTCGGTTGATCGCCGACCAGCTGTACGCGATGTATCGGGAGCATCCGTGGCTGACCGACATCCCGGTCTCGTCGGCGCAGCTGCTGACTCCGAACAATCTGCTGGTGGCCGATCAGGCCATCCGCGCGATGCGGACGCTGCCGATCACCGATCACGAGAAGGTCGGGGTGTTGTTGTTGATCAGCACCTTCGTCCGCAGCGCCGCCGAGCTCGCCCGGGACATGGCCGACGAGTATCAGCAACTGTCCGCAACGGCGGTAGCGCGGCGCGTCGAGATCGTCAAGGAGCTGGTCTCGCCGGAACGCTTCCCGTATCTGCGGCCCCTGGTCGACTCCGGCGCCTACATCGTGGAGATGGAGGATCCGCCCGACGACGACACCAGCGACTACGAGTTCGGCATCCACGTGATCATCGCCGGTGTTGCGCAGTACGCCGACGGCCGCGAACCGGTTGCCTCGGCAGTCGCCGATCCAGGCATCCGGACCGAAGATCAACTCGCCGAGGCGATGGGACTGGATCACGTCCGCAAGGACGCCAAGGTCCGTGATGCCGTCAAGAAGCGTCGCGAGGCCGAGACCAAGCTGCGTGAGGCTCGCAAACGCGAACGCGAACTGATCAAGGCAGCGCTGGAGCGCGGCGCGAAGTGA
- a CDS encoding glycoside hydrolase family 172 protein translates to MINLPPARSTHQLTTFDPATRNKVLTLEPLTRADVGTITGPGYVAKLWLTFPGWFWAHWEPERPVDQRVLKTLIVNVYLDGAEQPQISAPVGDLFGIGLCRMASFAANAFGMSSGGFYLNLPMPFRSSLRIEVRNVDPDFATDVFCNVLYQRVDELPDDVPSLHGFFHTGRQSGSEPLLLAELTGSGRYLGCTLSCQGERPNYLSYLEAPEHVFIDDNWTAPQIVGTGLEDYFLGGWYFREGPFIGPSHGVPVKDTLDSSVAMYRMHDLDAIRFDRRFRMTFESPWDADRLAPFAHSSVAFFFLDHPQAAPSIPLLDELLCWYRTVDSDHQSIP, encoded by the coding sequence TTGATCAACCTTCCCCCAGCACGTTCGACACATCAGCTCACCACCTTCGACCCGGCAACGCGGAACAAGGTGCTGACCCTCGAGCCGCTGACCCGAGCCGATGTCGGAACGATCACCGGACCGGGCTACGTGGCCAAACTGTGGCTGACCTTCCCGGGCTGGTTCTGGGCGCACTGGGAGCCGGAGCGGCCCGTTGATCAACGGGTCCTGAAGACCTTGATCGTCAACGTCTACCTCGACGGTGCGGAGCAACCACAGATCAGTGCCCCGGTCGGCGACCTCTTCGGGATCGGTCTGTGCCGGATGGCCAGCTTCGCCGCGAACGCGTTCGGGATGTCCTCGGGTGGGTTCTACCTCAACCTGCCGATGCCGTTTCGCAGCTCGCTGCGGATCGAGGTGCGCAATGTCGACCCCGATTTTGCCACGGACGTGTTCTGCAACGTGCTCTACCAGCGGGTCGACGAACTGCCCGACGACGTACCGTCACTGCACGGCTTCTTCCACACCGGTCGCCAGTCGGGTTCGGAACCGTTGCTGCTGGCCGAGCTGACCGGGTCCGGCCGCTACCTGGGATGCACGCTGTCCTGCCAGGGAGAACGGCCCAACTACCTGTCCTACCTGGAGGCGCCCGAACACGTCTTCATCGACGACAACTGGACCGCGCCGCAGATCGTGGGCACCGGCCTGGAGGACTACTTCCTCGGCGGCTGGTACTTCCGCGAGGGTCCATTCATCGGGCCGTCGCACGGGGTGCCGGTGAAGGACACCTTGGACAGCTCGGTGGCGATGTATCGGATGCACGATCTGGACGCGATCCGCTTCGACCGTCGGTTCCGGATGACCTTCGAGAGCCCCTGGGACGCCGACCGGCTGGCGCCGTTCGCGCACTCCTCGGTGGCGTTCTTCTTCCTTGATCATCCGCAGGCGGCGCCGAGCATCCCTCTGCTCGACGAGCTGCTTTGTTGGTATCGGACGGTCGACTCCGATCACCAATCCATTCCTTGA
- a CDS encoding carbohydrate ABC transporter permease: MAGRPATAPWQTPTPTPVRILKAVLIIAIVIVMAFPFVDVIAKSLAAPDSRAGGLFPTSFSLAAYRSLLSGGIVGRAMLVSVGVTVVGTALSVFFTVLLAFGLTRTRAVPGGRVIFYLILVTMLFNAGIIPNYLLVKNLGLLDSYWSLILPTLISAFNMVVIRNFFMNMPQDLLEAARIDGANEWQILWRIVIPLSRAVIAVIALFYAVGYWNNFFNALLYINDTSKWPVQLVLNQYVLQGSPLDQIQNPDLAPPPQAIQMAVVVLATLPILVVYPFAQRYFTKGVLTGAIKG, encoded by the coding sequence ATGGCCGGTCGACCAGCAACGGCTCCGTGGCAGACCCCGACACCGACGCCGGTCCGTATCCTCAAGGCGGTCTTGATCATCGCGATCGTGATCGTGATGGCGTTCCCGTTCGTCGACGTGATCGCCAAGAGTCTCGCCGCACCCGACTCCCGAGCCGGTGGCCTCTTCCCGACCAGCTTCTCCTTGGCGGCGTACCGATCATTGCTGTCCGGCGGCATCGTCGGCCGAGCGATGCTGGTCTCGGTCGGGGTCACGGTGGTCGGCACCGCCCTGTCGGTGTTCTTCACCGTCCTGCTGGCCTTCGGCCTGACCCGGACCCGGGCCGTCCCGGGTGGTCGGGTGATCTTCTATCTGATCTTGGTCACGATGTTGTTCAACGCCGGGATCATCCCGAACTACCTGCTGGTGAAGAATCTCGGCCTGCTCGACTCCTACTGGTCACTCATCCTGCCGACGCTGATCTCCGCGTTCAACATGGTCGTGATCCGCAACTTCTTCATGAACATGCCGCAGGACCTGCTGGAGGCTGCCCGGATCGACGGTGCCAACGAATGGCAGATCCTCTGGCGGATCGTGATTCCGTTGTCCCGTGCGGTGATCGCCGTGATCGCGCTGTTCTACGCGGTCGGCTATTGGAACAACTTCTTCAACGCACTGCTCTACATCAATGACACCTCCAAGTGGCCGGTCCAGCTGGTGCTCAACCAGTACGTCCTGCAGGGATCGCCGCTGGACCAGATCCAGAATCCTGATCTTGCACCGCCACCCCAGGCCATCCAGATGGCCGTCGTCGTCCTCGCGACCCTGCCGATCCTGGTCGTCTACCCGTTCGCCCAGCGCTACTTCACCAAGGGAGTGCTGACCGGGGCGATCAAGGGCTAA
- a CDS encoding LacI family DNA-binding transcriptional regulator, protein MVNQRDVARRAGVSPRTVSNVLRDFHYVSEPVRARVRAAMDELGYRPNIAARQLRQGRTGLLTLVVPFDAPYFAELSDQVIKVAREHGLTVVIDKTDGDPDREREMVLRPDRTALFDGLIFSLDGLDERELTDLRPRLPMVLLGERADISGEFDRIVFDNLAAARAATEHLLGLGRRRIALIRSGVGVAAGPMDRHQGYLQALEAAGLPADEELIKNAPGTRADGYRAMLELMAADVPPDAVVCHNDPCALGAIRALLTHGYRVPEDVAVVGFDDITDGRYSVPSLTTIAQDREQIARRAVETIVARLDGDAGDPTTVWVDWELIARESTLGRSASPATPE, encoded by the coding sequence ATGGTCAACCAACGTGATGTGGCACGACGTGCCGGGGTCTCACCTCGGACGGTGTCGAATGTGCTGCGCGACTTCCACTACGTCTCCGAGCCGGTCCGGGCCCGGGTCCGCGCCGCCATGGACGAGCTCGGCTACCGGCCCAACATCGCGGCCCGGCAGCTCCGGCAGGGTCGGACGGGCCTGCTGACCCTGGTCGTTCCGTTCGATGCGCCGTATTTCGCCGAGCTGTCCGACCAGGTCATCAAGGTCGCCCGGGAGCACGGACTGACCGTCGTCATCGACAAGACCGACGGCGACCCCGACCGCGAACGGGAGATGGTGCTGCGGCCGGATCGGACCGCGCTGTTCGACGGCCTGATCTTCAGCCTGGACGGGCTCGACGAGCGCGAGCTGACCGATCTGCGGCCGCGGCTGCCGATGGTGCTGCTCGGCGAACGGGCCGACATCTCCGGCGAATTCGATCGGATCGTCTTCGACAATCTGGCCGCTGCCCGAGCGGCCACCGAGCACCTGCTCGGTCTCGGACGGCGGCGGATCGCGTTGATCCGCAGCGGTGTCGGTGTTGCCGCCGGCCCGATGGATCGACACCAGGGTTACCTGCAGGCTCTCGAGGCTGCCGGACTCCCCGCGGACGAGGAGCTGATCAAGAACGCTCCGGGAACCCGGGCGGACGGCTATCGAGCGATGCTGGAACTGATGGCCGCCGATGTCCCGCCGGACGCCGTGGTCTGCCACAACGACCCGTGTGCGCTCGGCGCGATCCGGGCGCTGTTGACCCACGGCTACCGGGTTCCTGAGGACGTGGCCGTGGTCGGATTCGACGACATCACCGACGGTCGCTACAGCGTGCCCAGCCTGACCACGATCGCCCAGGACCGGGAGCAGATCGCCCGCCGGGCGGTGGAGACGATCGTTGCTCGGCTGGACGGTGACGCCGGTGATCCGACGACGGTCTGGGTCGATTGGGAGCTGATCGCCCGGGAGAGCACCCTGGGCCGGTCGGCATCGCCCGCAACACCCGAATGA